A window from Branchiostoma floridae strain S238N-H82 chromosome 16, Bfl_VNyyK, whole genome shotgun sequence encodes these proteins:
- the LOC118403906 gene encoding NXPE family member 3-like isoform X2, which produces MFPTRLLRSLRYCLVLAAITGTGYVMLGHPNRPYIQHRPQQKVSEEQPIAENSVLISDTLYWPKPPTAMVISNRLWTGLPITEAKETTFSLDNPTASYFVGDFVNVTIVVRDKDGQPKIHGGDYFQVRVQSPDGDNAAAGHVIDYENGTYTAQFRLYWAGEVKFNIRLVHPSEGCYLLNYMWEVCPLRLTFTSTFRENNGSSETTECNVFLDDDVEQCDYSEPRSGVSWACVKPKTLPCSSRVDHKVDYDLSNHLNKLCFPLSSEQRHMISSLVTYDEEKGGTFKKTINGSPDSINVKSTSVPITVSLRRPRCEAGIPAPTAPTTGFWQRDVWTSTVCHNRHFPRREHYYKCLKNKELYFMGDSTGRQLYEFLVFSILNTTFSRTPASRGVQVRTTLSTRPATSPSGSVSTGLRSGQAASTSPISTISQTRSTPFVEGLITSSS; this is translated from the exons ATGTTTCCCACAAGACTATTGAGGTCACTGCGCTATTGTCTTGTTTTGGCGGCTATTACTGGGACCGGTTACGTCATGCTGGGCCACCCGAACAGACCGTACATACAGCATCGACCCCAG CAAAAGGTGTCGGAAGAACAACCCATAGCTGAGAACAGCGTTCTCATCTCAGACACGCTATACTGGCCCAAACCGCCCACAGCGATGGTCATCAGTAACAGGTTATGGACAGGACTCCCCATCACAGAGGCCAAAGAGACAACCTTTTCTCTCGACAATCCGACAGCATCGTACTTTGTAG GCGATTTTGTTAACGTCACAATCGTCGTTCGAGACAAAGACGGACAGCCCAAAATCCATGGAGGGGACTACTTCCAGGTCAGAGTTCAGAGTCCTGACGGCGACAATGCTGCGGCAGGACATGTCATCGATTATGAA AATGGAACATACACTGCACAATTTCGTCTGTACTGGGCTGGGGAGGTCAAGTTCAACATCCGACTGGTTCATCCTAGTGAAGGCTGTTATCTACTGAACTACATGTGGGAGGTTTGTCCGCTCCGACTCACCTTCACAAGTACCTTCAGGGAGAACAACGGATCGTCAGAAACAACAG AATGCAACGTATTCCTTGATGACGACGTAGAACAATGTGACTACTCGGAGCCAAGATCTGGCGTGTCCTGGGCATGCGTCAAACCCAAGACGCTTCCCTGCAGTTCCCGAGTGGACCACAAGGTTGACTACGATCTCTCAAATCATCTCAACAAGTTGTGCTTCCCCTTATCGTCCGAACAGAGGCACATGATCAGTTCACTGGT AACATACGATGAGGAGAAAGGAGGGACCTTTAAGAAGACCATAAATGGAAGTCCAGATTCTATCAACGTTAAATCAACCT CTGTACCCATCACGGTATCCCTGCGCCGCCCCCGGTGTGAGGCAGGTATCCCAGCACCCACTGCGCCCACCACCGGCTTCTGGCAGCGGGACGTGTGGACTTCCACAGTGTGTCACAACAGGCATTTCCCGCGCAGGGAGCATTACTACAAATGTCTAAAG AACAAGGAGCTGTACTTCATGGGTGACTCCACGGGCAGGCAGCTGTACGAGTTCCTCGTCTTCAGCATCCTGAATACCACATTCAGT CGGACCCCAGCATCACGAGGCGTGCAGGTCCGCACTACGCTGTCCACACGCCCAGCAACCTCACCCTCCGGTTCCGTGTCCACGGGCCTCCGCTCAGGACAGGCGGCATCAACGTCACCCATATCAACTATCTCGCAAACGAGATCAACTCCGTTCGTGGAGGGTCTGATTACGTCATCATCATAA
- the LOC118403906 gene encoding NXPE family member 3-like isoform X1, with protein sequence MFPTRLLRSLRYCLVLAAITGTGYVMLGHPNRPYIQHRPQQKVSEEQPIAENSVLISDTLYWPKPPTAMVISNRLWTGLPITEAKETTFSLDNPTASYFVGDFVNVTIVVRDKDGQPKIHGGDYFQVRVQSPDGDNAAAGHVIDYENGTYTAQFRLYWAGEVKFNIRLVHPSEGCYLLNYMWEVCPLRLTFTSTFRENNGSSETTECNVFLDDDVEQCDYSEPRSGVSWACVKPKTLPCSSRVDHKVDYDLSNHLNKLCFPLSSEQRHMISSLVTYDEEKGGTFKKTINGSPDSINVKSTSVPITVSLRRPRCEAGIPAPTAPTTGFWQRDVWTSTVCHNRHFPRREHYYKCLKNKELYFMGDSTGRQLYEFLVFSILNTTFSAADPSITRRAGPHYAVHTPSNLTLRFRVHGPPLRTGGINVTHINYLANEINSVRGGSDYVIIITMWAHFTSFHYDIYIKRLRGIRTAILNLLHRKPDTLIVFKTASTRTGVPRLSSDFFSSQMNKIIRKVFENMKIIILDVWDLTLSHKNEDIIHPKQVIVRQEVELLLSYICPD encoded by the exons ATGTTTCCCACAAGACTATTGAGGTCACTGCGCTATTGTCTTGTTTTGGCGGCTATTACTGGGACCGGTTACGTCATGCTGGGCCACCCGAACAGACCGTACATACAGCATCGACCCCAG CAAAAGGTGTCGGAAGAACAACCCATAGCTGAGAACAGCGTTCTCATCTCAGACACGCTATACTGGCCCAAACCGCCCACAGCGATGGTCATCAGTAACAGGTTATGGACAGGACTCCCCATCACAGAGGCCAAAGAGACAACCTTTTCTCTCGACAATCCGACAGCATCGTACTTTGTAG GCGATTTTGTTAACGTCACAATCGTCGTTCGAGACAAAGACGGACAGCCCAAAATCCATGGAGGGGACTACTTCCAGGTCAGAGTTCAGAGTCCTGACGGCGACAATGCTGCGGCAGGACATGTCATCGATTATGAA AATGGAACATACACTGCACAATTTCGTCTGTACTGGGCTGGGGAGGTCAAGTTCAACATCCGACTGGTTCATCCTAGTGAAGGCTGTTATCTACTGAACTACATGTGGGAGGTTTGTCCGCTCCGACTCACCTTCACAAGTACCTTCAGGGAGAACAACGGATCGTCAGAAACAACAG AATGCAACGTATTCCTTGATGACGACGTAGAACAATGTGACTACTCGGAGCCAAGATCTGGCGTGTCCTGGGCATGCGTCAAACCCAAGACGCTTCCCTGCAGTTCCCGAGTGGACCACAAGGTTGACTACGATCTCTCAAATCATCTCAACAAGTTGTGCTTCCCCTTATCGTCCGAACAGAGGCACATGATCAGTTCACTGGT AACATACGATGAGGAGAAAGGAGGGACCTTTAAGAAGACCATAAATGGAAGTCCAGATTCTATCAACGTTAAATCAACCT CTGTACCCATCACGGTATCCCTGCGCCGCCCCCGGTGTGAGGCAGGTATCCCAGCACCCACTGCGCCCACCACCGGCTTCTGGCAGCGGGACGTGTGGACTTCCACAGTGTGTCACAACAGGCATTTCCCGCGCAGGGAGCATTACTACAAATGTCTAAAG AACAAGGAGCTGTACTTCATGGGTGACTCCACGGGCAGGCAGCTGTACGAGTTCCTCGTCTTCAGCATCCTGAATACCACATTCAGT GCAGCGGACCCCAGCATCACGAGGCGTGCAGGTCCGCACTACGCTGTCCACACGCCCAGCAACCTCACCCTCCGGTTCCGTGTCCACGGGCCTCCGCTCAGGACAGGCGGCATCAACGTCACCCATATCAACTATCTCGCAAACGAGATCAACTCCGTTCGTGGAGGGTCTGATTACGTCATCATCATAACGATGTGGGCCCATTTCACCTCCTTTCACTATGACATCTATATCAAGCGGTTGCGCGGCATCCGAACAGCTATCCTAAACCTTCTGCACAGAAAGCCTGATACTCTCATCGTCTTTAAGACCGCAAGCACGCGCACAGGGGTTCCAAGGTTAAGCAGTGACTTCTTTTCCTCTCAAATGAACAAAATCATTCGTAAGGTGTTCGAAAATATGAAGATAATCATACTGGATGTGTGGGATTTGACACTTTCTCACAAAAACGAGGACATTATTCACCCAAAGCAAGTTATTGTACGTCAAGAGGTGGAACTGCTTCTCTCGTATATATGTCCAGATTAG